Part of the Devosia sp. SL43 genome, CGCAATCCCACCACCGACTGACCCAGCCGGGAGGCGGCGGCCGAATGATCGGCGATGACATCCAACGTTATCGCCACCTCAGCGACCGTAGCGCTGATCGGCCCGACGTGATCCATACTGGATGACATGGCGAGGACGCCCGCAGTCGGCACAGAATTGAAGGTTGGCTTGAGGCCGACAACGCCGCAGTAAAAGGCCGGGCCGCGTAGCGAGCCGCCCGTGTCGGTGCCCAGCGTGGTCCGCAACAGGCCTCCGGCAATGGCAACGGCGCTGCCGGAGGACGACCCGCCGGTAATGTGGTCGAGGCTCCAGGGATTGCGGGCGGGTGGAAACAGCCCGCTCTTGTCCGGTCCTACGGTGCCCCATTCATAGGTTGCGAGCTTGCCGATCAACACCGCGCCGCCGGCCCGCAGCCGCTCCACCACGGCCGCATCGGCGGAGGCAATTGCATCCGCACGTCCCGGCGCATCGGCCGTGGACGGCAGGCCAGCCACGTCGATCAGGTCCTTGATGCCAACAGGGATGCCATGCAGCGGACCGCGATCCTGTCCGGCGGCAAGCTCGGCGTCTGCCCGAGCCGCGTCGGCCAGGGCGCGCTCGCCGGTGACAACATAGAACGACAGATATGCACTATCGCGCTGCTCGATACGATTGAGATGGGCCTGCACGAGCGCCACCGAAGTCAACCGTCCGTCGCGTAGCATCCGGCCCTGCTCGACGAAGCTCAGATCGAGCGCGGTAGCTGCATCGACAAAACCTGCCCTGCCATCGAGCCGGCCGACACCCTCGCTGAGCCAGTCGGCGAGCTTGTAAACGCTGTCGCGTTCGCCGTCCGAGAGAGCAAGGCCATGGCGTGCCACTGCAGCGTCGAAAGCGGCGCGGCGCTCTTCTTCATTGGGGTCGATGGCCAAGGCGGATACCTGCGCAGACATGTCAGTTGGCAGCGATGATACGCTGACCGCTGGCGCGATCGAAGAGGTGACAGGCCGCCGGTGCGATATTGACCTTCACGCCGTCACCGATCTCGGCGCGATAGTCCTTGCCGACCTTGATCGACACCAGTTCTCCGGCCACCCGCATAGAGATCATCGTCGCTTCGCCGAGCAGTTCCACCGAATAGATCGGCGCTTCGATCTGGCCCTGTTCGCCGGCCAGAACGGCGTCTTCGGCGCGGAAGCCCAGGGTCACCGGGCCTTTGACGGACCTGGACAGGCCGTCGACGCGGATGTGATCACCCGTGAACACGCCATCGGCGATGTCGCCGTGGACGAGGTTCATGGCGGGCGAGCCGATGAAGCTGGCCACGAAGGTATTGGCCGGGCGGTCATAGATTTCCATTGGCGTGCCGACCTGCTGCACCAGCCCCTTGCTCATCACCACGACGCGATCAGCCAGCGTCATGGCTTCGATCTGGTCATGCGTCACATAGATCGTCGTACGCTTGAGCGTGTGGTGCAGGTTCTTGATCTGGGCACGGGTCGAGACGCGCAGTTTTGCGTCGAGGTTGGACAGCGGCTCGTCCATCAGGAAGGCATTAGGCTCGCGCACGATGGCGCGGGCCAGGGCAACACGCTGGCGCTGTCCACCGGACAGGGCCGCCGGGCGACGCTGCAGGAAGTCGTCGAGTTCCACCATCTTGGATGCCGCCATCACCTTTTCATGGTGCTGTTCCTGCGGCACCTTCCGCACCTTCAGTGGAAAGCGGATGTTCTCGTAGACGGTCATGTTGGGATAGAGCCCGTAGCTCTGGAACACCATTGAGATGTCGCGGTCCTTGGGCTCGAGCTTGTTGACCAGCCGGTCGCCGATCCAGATTTCGCCTTCGGTAATATCCTCTAGCCCGGCGATCATGCGCATGGTCGTGGTCTTGCCGCAGCCGGACGGTCCGAGCAAGACCAGGAATTCCTGGTCGGCGATATCGAGGTTGAAATTGTCGACACCGACGAAGTTGTGCCAGCGCTTGGAAACGTTCTTGAGACGGATCTGGGCCATTTTCTGGATCAGCCTTTCACTGCGCCGGCGGTGAGCCCGCTGACGATCTGGCGTTGGAAGAAGAGCACGAGGATGAAGAGCGGCACGGTCGCAGAGACCACCGCGGCCACCGCGAACATGACGTTGCCCTGCTCCTGCACCGAGCCGAGGAAGCTCGAAATCTTGGGCACCATGGTCTGGTTGTCGGCGCTGAGCAGCATCGAGGTGGTCGCGAAGTCGTTATAGGCAAGCAGGAAACTGAACAGGCCCGTCGTCACCACGCCCGGCCACATCACTGGTATGATGACCATGCGGAAAGCCTGAAAGCGGGTACAGCCGTCCACCATGGCGCTTTCGTCGAGGTCCTTGGGAATGCTCAGGAAAAATGAGTGCAGCATCCACAGCGTGAAGGGCTGGTTGATCGCCACCAGCACGATGATCGAGGTGGGTAGCACGCCCCAGATATTGAGCTGGAAGAAGGGCAGGAGATAGCCCGACACCAGCGTGATATGCGGCATGGCCCGGAACACCAGGGCCGCAATCAAAATCCAGAACGCGTAGCGCTGGCCGGACCGGGCCAGAGCATAGCCGCCCAGCGTTCCGAGTGTCAGCGAGATAACGGTGACGGACACGGTTACGACGAGCGTATTGCCGGCTGCGCGCCAGAATTCGCGGGTTATCCAGGCGCCGTAGTAGCCGTCGCCGGTAAAGGCCGCGCCGGTCTGGATCTGGGTATAGGTCCCGACGATGGCGTTCCACCAACTCTCGCGGGAGAAGAAGTCCGGTTCGACCTTGAACGATCCCCACACCGTCCAGATGAAGGGGAAGGCGGCCAGGCCAACCCAGACCACGAGAAAGACAGTGATCAGCAGCCTGAGCGGCAGCGGTCGGCGTTGCGTCAGCACAGCTTCGGACATGTCACACCACCTTGTGGTTGAATTCGCGCCAGGTGCGGATCAGCACCGGCATGAGGAGGACGATCACGCCGGCAATGGTCAGCACCGAAGTGGCGCCGGCCGAACCGAAGAGCTGGGCATCTCCCGAGAGATCGTTGAAGATCAGCCAGCTCAACGAGGTCGCATTGGCCTCGGCGGAGAAGCCGACGATCGGCTCGAACACGCGGAAATTGTCCATCAGCTGCACCAGCGCCACGAAGGTCGCGAGCGGCGCCAGATGCGGGATGATGACGTAGCGGATGCGCTCCCAGCGCGAGGCGCCGTCGATCATCGCCGATTCCAGCGTGTCGCCCGGCACGGTCTGGAGGCCCGCATAGAACACCACGAAGCTGAAGGGTGCATTGGTCCAGACGCCATAGAATAGCAGCGACGCCCACGTCAGCACCGGCGAGGCGCGCAGTGACAGGGTCGGGTCATTGAACAGGTTCTGCAGGCTGGCGCCGATGATGCCATTGGCCTGGATCATCCAGTAGAGGATCAGCGAGCCCACCAGCGGCGTGATGATCATCGGCAGCAGAGAGAAGAAGATCACTGGTCCCTTGATCATCTTGGGGATGGCATTGACTGCCAGCGCGATGACAAAGCCCAGGCCCATGGCCAGCGGCGTTACCACGAAGCAGAACACCAGCGTGAAGGCCAGGGCCTTGTAGAAGGGGAGGTTGTAGATGCGGGCGACGACATCCCCGAAGCCGCTATTGCTGGACAGGATGGCGCCGATCTCGTTGACGGCAAGATGGCCGCGATTCAGATAGGTGCCGAAGCCGTTGAACTGGCCCATCGGCTGCTCGGCCTGCAACTGCGCCATGGCGGCGCTATTGACCTGCATTTCCTTGGTGCAGCCACCGAACGGCTGGCAGTTCTCAACCTCGACCATCACCCGCGGATGCTCGACATGAAAACTCTGCACCACCACCGAGACAATCGGCAGCGCGATGAACAACACCATCGCAATCAGCGAGGGCAGGATGAAGGCAAAGAATGTCTTATGCGGCATCGAAGCCCCCTCGGAAGCAAAGCTGGCGAGTATGCACTGAGATCGGTGCGCCGATGTCTCAGTCGACACCCTCCCCCTTGTGGGGAGGGATCAAGGGTGGGGGTGGTTTGGCCCACAAATCGGGGCTCTCGCCACCCCCTCCCAACCTCGCCCATCGAAAGGGGAGGTGCCGTCTGGTGGATGCGGCGCGATCACGCCGCATCCGGATCGTAAGCCTAGAGGAAGCCGCCTTCCTTGGCAGCGGTGTCATAGGCAGCCTTGACGTCGGCCAGAGCCTGTGCGGCGTCTTCTGTGCCGGCCATGAACTCGGCCAGTTCGGACGACAAAGCCGTGTGCAGCAGGCCCATATAGGGCTGCATCGGATAGGCACGGGCACCGCCATTGGCGGTAGCGATCACGCCAACGGCTGCCGGGCCGGGCTCGTAGCCGGCGACCAGCCAGGTGGCGACGGCGGGATTGGCAGCGACCATTTCCGGGCTGATGCCATGCACCATGGCCTGGAACGAGGCCGCGGCGTCTTCGTCCGAGATGTTCTTGGCGATGGTGAAACCGTCCCACCACAGCGCAACCGCCGGGATCGAACCGCCACCGATGGTCGGCGCAGCGGCCAGCACGGTGTTGGCGACGACGCCTTCGGCAGCGCCTTCCTCGTCGATGGTGGCGCCAGCGAGCGAGCCCCACTCGACCATCATGGCGGTGTTGCCGGCTTCATACTCGGCCTTGATGGAATTGGCATCGAAGGTCAGGTAGTCCGGGTCCATATAGGCGGTGAGGGCGCGCATGGTCTCGAGAACCTTGAGCCCATTCTCATTGTCGATCGCCAGCTCCGCCGAGCCGGGCGCGAAGAAGTCGGCGCCGGTGCCGAGATAGGCGTTGACGAATTCAGCGGCGAGATCCCAGCCTGGCTTCACCGAAGCGGCGACTGGATATTCCATGGCGCCCGATGCCTTGATGGCTTCGGCTGCCGCGAGGATGTCTTCGTAGGACTTGGGCTCGGCAACGCCAGCGGCGTCCAGGACGTCCTTGCGGTAGAACAGGTGCTGGGCATTACCCATGAAGGCGATCGCCATCACCTTGCCGTCGATCTTGATTAGCTGGTTAGGTTGGAGGCTGGCACCATACTTGGCGACCAGATCGTCGAGCGGACGGATCAGGTCGTCGTTCAGCAGTGGCACGATGGAATTGTTGGCGACCACGGCGACGGTATATTCAGCCGGGTTGATCGAAAGCGCCGGAACCTGCAGGTTCTTGTGCTCGGCATTCGCATTGGCCGTAACGGTCACGCCATCGGCGGCGCATTCTTCGGCAGTGGTGTTGACGAGGCGCAGGGCCTCGAAGTCGTTGGACAGGATCCGCACCGAACCGGCGCCTTCGATCCCGCAGTCGGCGAAGGCGGCGCCGGCGGTGAGGCACAGGACCCCAAGCGATACAGTCGTCTTCAACATTAGCTTCATGAAAGTTCTCCTGACGGCTGAACGGCGCTCACTGGGCCAGATGCGCCTGCCATCCCCTGTTGTCGTTACGCTCCCGCGGCTGGCGTGATCCAAGCTCAACTTTCGACCGGCGCCAGCCTTTTGTCTTCCGCACGTCACAATTCGTAGCAGGCCTGCATACGAATGCAACACACTTTTGCATGCGTATGCAAAAGTGTGTTGCACCGACTGTGTCGCCTTGGATCAGCGAGGCGCGCCACCGGCTCGCTTGGGGCCGAAAGTCCGGCAGACTAGCAGCAGCCCGCTGCCTTCAGCGATGGCGCGCAGCAGGCTGCAGCCCCAGCCTGCTGCGCACGGTGCCGCGGCTTGCAGATGGCGGCTCGAACACCCAGCGTCAGGATCGCAGAATCCTCGGCGATGGCCAGGTCCGCAATATCGAAAACCTTCATGGCCTCGCCAGGCTGGCCGATCTCGATGGTGAGCCGGGCGTCGTGGTCAAGGCGTACCTTCCTGTCCACTTGCGCCAGAATGCTGCGGAACTTGCCGGCCGTCATCATTGGCCGGTCGTCCGTTGCCGGGATATCTTCGACCTGCAGCACCGTTTCCTGCCAGGCATCGGGATTGCCGCCGCAGTCGAGGGTCACAAACGATCCGGCCTTTACCTCTGTGACATGGTAGCCGGCCTGTACGACCCGGCCATCATAGGCAATCGACAATGCCTTCTCGTCATGACCCTCCAGCCGGGCCAGCACGGCAGCAAGCGTGGATTCAACTTCCTGAAAGGGAGTGGTTGCAAGCGCGTTCATGTTCGGATATCCGTTGTTTCAATAATCATTGAGATATTGAGATGAAATTGGACGAACCGCAAGCCCTTGATGCCTTTGGCGCCCTGTCGCAGGAGACACGGCTCCGCATGGTGCGCGTCTTGGTGCAGGCCGGACCCTCCGGATTGGCGGCCGGCGCCGTCGGCGACGCCGTTGGCGCGTCATCCTCCAGCGCCTCGTTCCACCTTGCACATCTGGAGCGCGCGGGCCTCGTCGCCTCGCGCCGCGAATCCCGCTCCATCATCTACACCGCGAACTTCGAGGGCCTCGGCGCCCTGGTCGAGTTCCTGATGCGCGACTGCTGCTCCGGCCACCCCGAAATTTGCGCGCCCGCGGCCGCCGTCGCTGCCCAATGCACCCCAGCCCAGAAGGAGACCGCCTGTGCCTGCTGATGACCGCATCTACAACGTCCTGTTCCTCTGCACCGGGAATTCTGCCCGCTCGATCCTGGGTGAAGCCATTCTCAACCACGTCGGCCAGGGCCGTTTCCGCGCCTTCTCGGCGGGCTCGACGCCGAAAGGGGCCGTCCATCCGATGACGCTGGAGACCCTCGCCAAGGTCGGCATCCCCACCGATGGTCTGCGCTCCAAGGCCTGGGACGAATTCGCCCTGCCCGGCGCGCCCCAAATGGATTTCATCTTCACCGTTTGCGACAACGCGGCCGGCGAGACCTGCCCCTACTGGCCCGGCCAGCCAATGACCGCCCATTGGGGCATCGAAGACCCGGCGGCCGTTGAGGGCCCCGAGTTCAAGCAGCGCGCGGCGTTCGAAGATGCTCTGCGTTATCTCCGCAACCGCATCGGCGCGTTCACCAACCTGCCGCTGGCCAGCATCGACCGCATGGCCCTGAACTCGAAACTCGAGGGCATCGGCGCCATGGACGGCACCACCACCAAGTCATCGAACGTTGCCTGATGCTGGTGTCGATTTCGTTCCGGCGAATGACTGGTCGCTGGGTCGTCGCGCTTCCCAATGCTGGAAAGACCGCTCCAGATGAGTGACCTGCCACGCCGTCTCGTTGCCGAAGCCCTCGGCACCGCTCTTCTGGTTGCGACCGTGGTGGGGTCGGGCATCATGGCCGAAACGTTGACCACTGACACCGCGCTGGCCTTGCTGGCCAACACGATCGCCACAGGGGCCATTCTCGTCGTGCTTATCAGCACGCTCGGCCCGGTTTCGGGAGCACACTTCAATCCGGCGGTGTCGCTGATTTTCGCTCTACGCCGGGATCTGCCACATCGCGACGCCGGGCTCTACGCCATCGTGCAGGTCATCGGCGGCATTGCCGGTGCCGTCGTCGCCCACGCCATGTTTGCGCTGCCCCTGCTCCAGGCCTCCACAAGGGTCCGCACGGGAGGGGCACAATGGTTCTCGGAAGGCGTGGCTGCCTTCGGTCTCGTTGCCATCATCCTTGCGGGGATCCGCTTCGAGCGGAAGGCGGTGCCGATGCTGGTCGGCCTCTATATCACCGCCGCCTACTGGTTCACCGCCTCGACCTCGTTCGCCAATCCGGCGGTCGCCATCGCCCGCTCGTTCACTGACACCTTCTCGGGCATTCGCCCGCTCGACCTGCCGGGTTTCATCGCAGCTCAACTGGCCGGCGCCCTCGTCGCGCTCGCGCTGATGTCGTGGCTGCTGCGGGCACCAGCCGGCAGTGACCTCCCTATCAATCCGGAAGACACATCCCCATGACCGTCACCATCTACCACAACCCGGACTGCGGCACCTCCCGCAACACGCTGGCCATGATCCGGCAAAGCGGGGTCGAGCCAGTCGTCATCGAATATCTGAAGACGCCGCCAGACCGCGCCCGCATTATCGCACTGGTGACCGCAGCAGGCCTGACCCTGCGGCAGGCGATCCGCCAGAAGGATACGCCCTATGAGTCGCTCGGGCTGGCGGACACCACCGTATCCGATGACGCACTACTCGATGCCATCGGCATGCATCCCATCCTGCTCAACCGTCCGCTTGTCGAAACGACCCTGGGCACGCGCCTCTGCCGCCCCTCCGAGGTCGTGCTGGATATCCTCGAAAACTCCAATATCGGCCCCTTCACTAAGGAAGATGGCGAAGTCATCATCGACGCCGGGGGCAAACGCCTTGTCTGATCTGCGCATCAACCGCAGCGTGGCCGGGTACCTGACGTCCCGCTACAGCGCACGCAAAGAGGCCGCAGGCAAACTCGAGGAGCGGGTCGGCCTCAAGGCGATCTGACAATCCATGCCTGCCACCACCCATTCCAACGCCGCCGCCATCTGGGCGCTCGGCGTTACGCAGGTTATCGGCTACGGCACGCTCTATTACAGCTTCAGCATTCTGGCTCCTGCCATCGCGGCGGAGTTCCGTGTTGCGGTCGAATGGATCTATGGATCGATCTCGCTGGCCCTGCTGGCCGGCGGGCTCATCTCGCCCTTTGCCGGAGCACTGGCCGACAAGCACGGCGCCGCGCGCGTTCTGTCGATCGGCTCGATCGCGGCTGCGGCATCACTGGTGGTGTGCGGACTGGCGAGCAGCGCCTTTCTGTTTCTTGCCGGCCTGATCCTCGTCGAGTTGGCATCCGCCTTTGTGCTCTACTCGACCGCCTTCGCGCTGCTGGCCCAGACCACGGGAACACAGGCGCAGCGCAGCATCACCTATCTGACCCTGATCGCCGGCTTCGCCTCGACACTCTTCTGGCCGCTGACGACCTGGATGCTGCAATCGCTCGACTGGCATCAGGTCTATTTCGTCTTCGCCGCCATGCATCTGCTGGGATGCCTGCCATTGCACCTGTGGTTGACCCGCTTCGCGCGGATCGCGGCCACGCGTCCGGTGGAAACCTCCACGCCGCCGCCGTTGACAAGCTCCGCTTCGGGCAAATTCACCTTCATCCTCGTGGTCATCGGCTTCTCACTTGCCGGCTTCGTCTCCGCAGCGACGCTTTTCCACCTCGTGCCGCTGCTGGCCGTGCTCGGACTTGGCACCAGCGGGGTGCTGGTCGCGTCACTGTTTGGCCCGGCCCAGGTTACCAGCAGGTTGGTCAACATGGCCTTCGGCAAGGACTTGCCCGCGCCGACGCTGGCGGTGATTTCCGCCGTGTTGATGCCATGCGCCCTGGTCGTGCTTGCCCTCACGGCCCCCTCGATCGCGGGCGCCGTTGGTTTCGCGGTCATCTTCGGGCTCGGCAGCGGGCTTTTCAGCATCGTATCGGGCACTTTGCCGCTTGCCCTCTTCGGCAAGGCGGGGTTCGGCAGGCGACTGGGCTGGATCAGTCTGGGACGTCTCGGCGTAGCAGCCGTTGCGCCGTTTGCGCTGTCGGTTGCCTTGGGCGCGACAGGCCCCCGCGTCTCGGTCTGGATGCTCGCTGCCGCGGGTCTCGCCTGTGTCGCGGTATTCGCCGATATATGGCGCCGCTTCAGGACATCATCCAGTCCCACAGGACTTGATGTCTACTGAACCTGGAACTCTTGAGGCAGTGAATGGCGGAGAGAGAGGGATTCGAACCCCCGATGGAGTTGCCCCCATGCCGCATTTCGAGTGCGGTGCATTCAACCACTCTGCCATCTCTCCGCAGATCGAAACGGACACCCTGGCGGGTGCCGGCTGGTCGACACGGGCGGGCTTATGACATAGCATTCGATGTGTCGCAACACCCTCGGGCAATATGCGCACATTGAGTGACCGCTAGTTGTGACAGTTCCTCCCCTGTTCCTTTTCGGCAGCGCGCGCGGCTCCGATATTCTTGCGGCCGTGGTCGAACGGGCGCGGGGCGCTAGCAGTCACATTTTCGTTGGTGGTGAACCTCCGTCATCAGCGATGCGTTCGTTGAACGCATAATTGGACGCAAAGGGAGAACTCGATTGGTACATCGTCGTAGCGTGGTTGCCGGCATGGCAACATTGCCGCTGGTCAGTGGGTTTCTGGGCGGCGGATTTCTGGGCAGCGCCCTGGCGCAGGAGGCGGCCCTGGAGGGCGACGCGGTCGCCACATCAGATGGCGACATCATCATTCACCCGGTCGATCATGCGAGCCTGCTGCTCGGCTTCGGCGATCAGGTGATCTATGTCGACCCCGTAGGCGGAGCGGCCCGCTACGAGGGCCTGCCGGCACCGACGGCGATCCTGGTGACCCATGGCCATGGCGACCACTTCGATCTGCCCACGCTGGAGTCCATAGCCGGTTCGGCACCCATCTTCACCAGCCAGGAAGTGTTCGACAAGCTGCCCGACGGCCTCAAGGCCAATGCCAAGGCCATCGCCAATGGCGGCGAGGACAGCCTCAATGGTATCGCCGTCAAAGCAATCGCGGCGCACAATATCACCGAGGACCGCATGAACTATCACCCGGTCGGCGTGGGCAATGGCTATGTGCTCACACTGGGCGACAAGCTCGTCTATGTGGCCGGCGACACCGAACCGACCGAGGACATGCTGGCTTTGACCGGCATCGAAGTCGCCTTCCTGCCGATGAACCTGCCCTATACGATGACGCCCGAG contains:
- a CDS encoding amidase — protein: MSAQVSALAIDPNEEERRAAFDAAVARHGLALSDGERDSVYKLADWLSEGVGRLDGRAGFVDAATALDLSFVEQGRMLRDGRLTSVALVQAHLNRIEQRDSAYLSFYVVTGERALADAARADAELAAGQDRGPLHGIPVGIKDLIDVAGLPSTADAPGRADAIASADAAVVERLRAGGAVLIGKLATYEWGTVGPDKSGLFPPARNPWSLDHITGGSSSGSAVAIAGGLLRTTLGTDTGGSLRGPAFYCGVVGLKPTFNSVPTAGVLAMSSSMDHVGPISATVAEVAITLDVIADHSAAASRLGQSVVGLRIGYARDWFANDPQTMPDVLDAMDAAMSTLSQLGAVIEEVDLPDYFAIEVAAAAILHKESFDHHAEQLRQNPKAYGRRTFLSLAAGVAVTDDELAAAKRAGATFRTEIDKLLSRCDALATIGALTTALPAAPFEKEAVWTPMRTIGFNVSGHPVLALPIGFHQGLPIGMQLIGKHHDEARIVQIGDAFERATDHSVQRPPQIT
- a CDS encoding ABC transporter ATP-binding protein is translated as MAQIRLKNVSKRWHNFVGVDNFNLDIADQEFLVLLGPSGCGKTTTMRMIAGLEDITEGEIWIGDRLVNKLEPKDRDISMVFQSYGLYPNMTVYENIRFPLKVRKVPQEQHHEKVMAASKMVELDDFLQRRPAALSGGQRQRVALARAIVREPNAFLMDEPLSNLDAKLRVSTRAQIKNLHHTLKRTTIYVTHDQIEAMTLADRVVVMSKGLVQQVGTPMEIYDRPANTFVASFIGSPAMNLVHGDIADGVFTGDHIRVDGLSRSVKGPVTLGFRAEDAVLAGEQGQIEAPIYSVELLGEATMISMRVAGELVSIKVGKDYRAEIGDGVKVNIAPAACHLFDRASGQRIIAAN
- a CDS encoding carbohydrate ABC transporter permease; this encodes MSEAVLTQRRPLPLRLLITVFLVVWVGLAAFPFIWTVWGSFKVEPDFFSRESWWNAIVGTYTQIQTGAAFTGDGYYGAWITREFWRAAGNTLVVTVSVTVISLTLGTLGGYALARSGQRYAFWILIAALVFRAMPHITLVSGYLLPFFQLNIWGVLPTSIIVLVAINQPFTLWMLHSFFLSIPKDLDESAMVDGCTRFQAFRMVIIPVMWPGVVTTGLFSFLLAYNDFATTSMLLSADNQTMVPKISSFLGSVQEQGNVMFAVAAVVSATVPLFILVLFFQRQIVSGLTAGAVKG
- a CDS encoding carbohydrate ABC transporter permease, which codes for MPHKTFFAFILPSLIAMVLFIALPIVSVVVQSFHVEHPRVMVEVENCQPFGGCTKEMQVNSAAMAQLQAEQPMGQFNGFGTYLNRGHLAVNEIGAILSSNSGFGDVVARIYNLPFYKALAFTLVFCFVVTPLAMGLGFVIALAVNAIPKMIKGPVIFFSLLPMIITPLVGSLILYWMIQANGIIGASLQNLFNDPTLSLRASPVLTWASLLFYGVWTNAPFSFVVFYAGLQTVPGDTLESAMIDGASRWERIRYVIIPHLAPLATFVALVQLMDNFRVFEPIVGFSAEANATSLSWLIFNDLSGDAQLFGSAGATSVLTIAGVIVLLMPVLIRTWREFNHKVV
- a CDS encoding ABC transporter substrate-binding protein gives rise to the protein MKLMLKTTVSLGVLCLTAGAAFADCGIEGAGSVRILSNDFEALRLVNTTAEECAADGVTVTANANAEHKNLQVPALSINPAEYTVAVVANNSIVPLLNDDLIRPLDDLVAKYGASLQPNQLIKIDGKVMAIAFMGNAQHLFYRKDVLDAAGVAEPKSYEDILAAAEAIKASGAMEYPVAASVKPGWDLAAEFVNAYLGTGADFFAPGSAELAIDNENGLKVLETMRALTAYMDPDYLTFDANSIKAEYEAGNTAMMVEWGSLAGATIDEEGAAEGVVANTVLAAAPTIGGGSIPAVALWWDGFTIAKNISDEDAAASFQAMVHGISPEMVAANPAVATWLVAGYEPGPAAVGVIATANGGARAYPMQPYMGLLHTALSSELAEFMAGTEDAAQALADVKAAYDTAAKEGGFL
- a CDS encoding DUF6428 family protein, encoding MNALATTPFQEVESTLAAVLARLEGHDEKALSIAYDGRVVQAGYHVTEVKAGSFVTLDCGGNPDAWQETVLQVEDIPATDDRPMMTAGKFRSILAQVDRKVRLDHDARLTIEIGQPGEAMKVFDIADLAIAEDSAILTLGVRAAICKPRHRAQQAGAAACCAPSLKAAGCC
- a CDS encoding ArsR/SmtB family transcription factor gives rise to the protein MDEPQALDAFGALSQETRLRMVRVLVQAGPSGLAAGAVGDAVGASSSSASFHLAHLERAGLVASRRESRSIIYTANFEGLGALVEFLMRDCCSGHPEICAPAAAVAAQCTPAQKETACAC
- a CDS encoding arsenate reductase ArsC; protein product: MPADDRIYNVLFLCTGNSARSILGEAILNHVGQGRFRAFSAGSTPKGAVHPMTLETLAKVGIPTDGLRSKAWDEFALPGAPQMDFIFTVCDNAAGETCPYWPGQPMTAHWGIEDPAAVEGPEFKQRAAFEDALRYLRNRIGAFTNLPLASIDRMALNSKLEGIGAMDGTTTKSSNVA
- a CDS encoding aquaporin → MSDLPRRLVAEALGTALLVATVVGSGIMAETLTTDTALALLANTIATGAILVVLISTLGPVSGAHFNPAVSLIFALRRDLPHRDAGLYAIVQVIGGIAGAVVAHAMFALPLLQASTRVRTGGAQWFSEGVAAFGLVAIILAGIRFERKAVPMLVGLYITAAYWFTASTSFANPAVAIARSFTDTFSGIRPLDLPGFIAAQLAGALVALALMSWLLRAPAGSDLPINPEDTSP
- the arsC gene encoding arsenate reductase (glutaredoxin) (This arsenate reductase requires both glutathione and glutaredoxin to convert arsenate to arsenite, after which the efflux transporter formed by ArsA and ArsB can extrude the arsenite from the cell, providing resistance.); protein product: MTVTIYHNPDCGTSRNTLAMIRQSGVEPVVIEYLKTPPDRARIIALVTAAGLTLRQAIRQKDTPYESLGLADTTVSDDALLDAIGMHPILLNRPLVETTLGTRLCRPSEVVLDILENSNIGPFTKEDGEVIIDAGGKRLV
- the arsK gene encoding arsenite efflux MFS transporter ArsK, coding for MPATTHSNAAAIWALGVTQVIGYGTLYYSFSILAPAIAAEFRVAVEWIYGSISLALLAGGLISPFAGALADKHGAARVLSIGSIAAAASLVVCGLASSAFLFLAGLILVELASAFVLYSTAFALLAQTTGTQAQRSITYLTLIAGFASTLFWPLTTWMLQSLDWHQVYFVFAAMHLLGCLPLHLWLTRFARIAATRPVETSTPPPLTSSASGKFTFILVVIGFSLAGFVSAATLFHLVPLLAVLGLGTSGVLVASLFGPAQVTSRLVNMAFGKDLPAPTLAVISAVLMPCALVVLALTAPSIAGAVGFAVIFGLGSGLFSIVSGTLPLALFGKAGFGRRLGWISLGRLGVAAVAPFALSVALGATGPRVSVWMLAAAGLACVAVFADIWRRFRTSSSPTGLDVY
- a CDS encoding MBL fold metallo-hydrolase, which translates into the protein MVHRRSVVAGMATLPLVSGFLGGGFLGSALAQEAALEGDAVATSDGDIIIHPVDHASLLLGFGDQVIYVDPVGGAARYEGLPAPTAILVTHGHGDHFDLPTLESIAGSAPIFTSQEVFDKLPDGLKANAKAIANGGEDSLNGIAVKAIAAHNITEDRMNYHPVGVGNGYVLTLGDKLVYVAGDTEPTEDMLALTGIEVAFLPMNLPYTMTPEQAVEAINTFKPRIAYPYHYGDSDLSVLETGVGADTEVRLRNWYPNGA